Proteins encoded together in one Kutzneria kofuensis window:
- a CDS encoding AMP-binding protein, whose amino-acid sequence MQGNTNYVAALLDMLAAGPDRPALHWKNQSVSGAELRRRVIVAARVMRGVGIGADDVVGILTTTNSPDTLVARYAANLVGATVTHLRATNAALTLEQLPVDDQLDILRDTPTTMLVVDKANIERARQIRDRMPTPPAMAGFGALGTDFLDLTAHSGPAAIDWTVAEPTGTAMVTYTSGTTGRPKGIGRAFAVLAGIVAHAAASPDPAIMLVITPLSHSVSALADEALAAGGTLVLHESFDAGEVLQAVAEHRVTATYLATPQIYSILDHPAVGSTDLSSLREVGYGGCPASPDRLGQAVDVLGKVLIQTYGTTESAAITVLTPDEHLDTELRGTVGRPLPFVQIEVRDPETHSQLPAGEVGEICVKSMLMMDGYWGDAEQTDRTLRDGWLHTGDLGRVDDRGYVYLVGRMAEVIKTGGIKVHPTEIENALLAHSDVAQAAVFGVTDGDNVEHVYAAVVPRPGVNTSPEQLCTLVSAILTPAHVPAHIELLESMPMTDSGKPDKAKLKSLW is encoded by the coding sequence ATGCAGGGCAACACCAATTACGTCGCGGCACTGCTCGACATGCTGGCGGCCGGTCCGGATCGGCCCGCACTGCACTGGAAGAACCAGTCGGTCAGCGGCGCCGAGCTGAGGCGGCGCGTCATCGTCGCGGCCCGCGTGATGCGGGGTGTCGGCATCGGGGCCGATGACGTCGTCGGCATCCTGACCACCACCAACAGCCCGGACACGCTGGTGGCCCGCTACGCCGCCAACCTGGTCGGCGCCACGGTCACGCACCTGCGGGCCACCAACGCGGCGCTGACGCTCGAACAGCTCCCGGTCGACGACCAGCTGGACATCCTGCGGGACACCCCGACCACCATGCTGGTCGTCGACAAGGCCAACATCGAGCGGGCCCGCCAGATCCGCGACCGCATGCCGACCCCGCCGGCGATGGCCGGATTCGGCGCGCTGGGCACGGATTTCCTCGATCTCACCGCCCATTCCGGGCCGGCCGCGATCGACTGGACGGTGGCCGAGCCGACCGGCACCGCGATGGTGACGTACACCAGCGGCACCACCGGCCGGCCCAAGGGCATCGGCCGCGCCTTCGCGGTGCTGGCCGGGATCGTCGCCCACGCGGCGGCGAGCCCGGATCCGGCCATCATGCTGGTGATCACGCCGCTGAGCCACTCGGTGTCGGCGCTGGCCGACGAGGCCCTCGCCGCCGGCGGAACCCTCGTGCTGCACGAGAGTTTCGACGCCGGCGAGGTGCTGCAGGCCGTCGCCGAACACCGCGTGACGGCGACCTACCTGGCCACGCCGCAGATCTACTCGATCCTCGACCACCCGGCGGTCGGGTCGACCGACCTGTCCAGCCTGCGCGAGGTCGGCTACGGCGGCTGCCCCGCGTCGCCGGACCGGCTCGGGCAGGCCGTCGACGTGCTCGGCAAGGTGCTGATCCAGACCTACGGCACCACCGAGAGCGCGGCGATCACCGTGCTCACCCCCGACGAGCACCTGGACACCGAGCTGCGCGGCACGGTCGGCCGTCCGCTGCCGTTCGTGCAGATCGAGGTACGCGACCCGGAAACGCATTCGCAGCTGCCGGCCGGCGAGGTCGGGGAGATCTGCGTGAAGTCCATGCTCATGATGGACGGCTATTGGGGTGACGCCGAGCAGACCGACCGCACCCTGCGCGACGGTTGGCTGCACACCGGAGACCTGGGGCGCGTCGACGACCGGGGCTATGTGTATCTGGTCGGGCGGATGGCCGAGGTGATCAAGACCGGCGGGATCAAGGTCCACCCGACCGAGATCGAGAATGCCCTGCTGGCACACAGCGACGTCGCCCAGGCGGCGGTTTTCGGCGTCACCGACGGAGATAACGTCGAGCACGTTTATGCGGCCGTTGTGCCGCGCCCCGGTGTGAACACGTCGCCCGAGCAACTGTGCACGCTGGTGAGCGCGATTCTGACGCCCGCACACGTCCCCGCGCACATCGAGCTGCTGGAATCCATGCCGATGACCGATTCCGGCAAGCCGGACAAGGCAAAGCTGAAGTCCCTGTGGTGA